In Methylotenera mobilis JLW8, the following are encoded in one genomic region:
- a CDS encoding ATP-binding protein → MRLLPKKLLSRIMLLIAVLLAIGQFASLKIFEYFEREPRAQATALQAVTVVNYTRASLIASQENLRLALLSELTGKEGVRIYYADFMEEIAPLPDDPFIHLVADKIRERLGEQTIITTKHYGISGLWVSFGIDQDDFWVVIPNVHVERPFPWQWLGWVALVLSLSLAGGYLLAARINKPLNLLVSAADKLRKGEQPERLPEDSVTELREVSTTFNKMAESLAELDAERTLILAGVSHDIRTPLARLRLAVEMLPEQECGYLKSGMVQDIADMDNIIHQFLDFVRGTEGEPTLMVDINTLLQALYDRQQRAGRELVIQLAPTYKVPIKPLAMQRLLDNLVGNAYNYGGGQVRVSSQIQADSIVISIFDNGPGIPETHLQKLLRPFERLDTARSNAGGSGLGLAIADRIAKLHHGKLELINRPEGGLEARLTIPIKN, encoded by the coding sequence TTGCGCCTGTTACCCAAAAAGTTACTATCAAGAATCATGTTACTTATCGCTGTTTTATTGGCGATTGGTCAGTTTGCGTCTTTAAAAATATTTGAATATTTTGAGCGTGAACCGCGCGCGCAGGCGACTGCGCTGCAAGCAGTTACGGTGGTGAACTACACGCGCGCATCGCTGATTGCCTCGCAAGAAAACCTGCGCCTAGCCTTACTCTCGGAATTAACCGGTAAAGAAGGCGTGCGGATTTATTATGCTGACTTTATGGAAGAGATTGCCCCTCTCCCAGACGACCCATTCATCCACTTAGTAGCAGACAAGATTCGTGAACGCCTGGGTGAGCAAACCATTATTACCACCAAACACTATGGCATCAGCGGTTTATGGGTAAGCTTTGGCATTGATCAGGATGACTTTTGGGTGGTGATTCCGAATGTACACGTGGAGCGCCCGTTTCCCTGGCAATGGCTGGGCTGGGTTGCCCTGGTCTTGAGCTTGTCGCTGGCCGGTGGCTATTTGCTTGCCGCGCGCATTAACAAGCCGCTGAATCTACTAGTGAGTGCTGCCGACAAACTACGTAAAGGTGAACAGCCGGAACGCCTGCCCGAAGACAGCGTGACCGAACTGCGTGAAGTGAGCACCACGTTTAACAAAATGGCAGAATCATTGGCAGAACTCGATGCAGAAAGAACCTTAATTCTGGCAGGTGTTTCTCACGATATTCGTACGCCTCTAGCACGCCTGCGCCTTGCAGTAGAGATGCTACCCGAGCAAGAGTGTGGCTATCTAAAGTCTGGCATGGTGCAAGACATTGCTGACATGGATAACATCATCCATCAGTTCTTAGATTTTGTACGCGGCACAGAAGGTGAACCTACGCTGATGGTGGACATTAACACCTTGCTGCAAGCACTGTATGACAGACAACAGCGCGCCGGGCGTGAACTAGTGATACAGCTAGCACCCACTTACAAAGTGCCGATTAAACCATTGGCCATGCAGCGCTTGCTAGACAACCTCGTGGGTAATGCCTACAACTATGGCGGCGGACAAGTACGTGTGAGCAGCCAGATACAGGCTGATAGCATCGTGATTAGCATTTTTGACAACGGCCCGGGCATCCCCGAGACGCATCTACAGAAATTATTACGCCCGTTTGAACGGCTGGATACCGCACGCAGTAACGCAGGCGGCAGCGGCTTAGGCCTAGCGATTGCTGACCGCATTGCCAAGCTACATCACGGCAAACTTGAGCTAATCAACCGCCCCGAAGGTGGCCTAGAGGCTAGGCTGACTATCCCAATCAAGAACTAA
- the ybeY gene encoding rRNA maturation RNase YbeY: MPKLAATIQYASDADNIPSASLFRKWAKAALRVDTEVTIRIVDAAEGQSLNNTYRGKDYATNVLTFPLTEEPYLMGDIIICAPVVAAEAEAQHKSLEAHYAHLTVHGILHLHGYDHEIEAQAELMEGLETAIVTKLGYASPYLIT, translated from the coding sequence ATGCCTAAATTAGCCGCCACCATTCAATACGCCAGCGATGCTGACAATATCCCCAGTGCCAGCCTGTTTCGCAAATGGGCCAAGGCTGCGCTGCGGGTAGATACTGAAGTCACCATCCGCATAGTGGATGCCGCAGAAGGTCAGTCACTCAATAACACCTATCGCGGCAAAGATTATGCAACTAATGTGCTGACCTTCCCTCTTACAGAAGAGCCCTACCTGATGGGCGATATCATCATTTGCGCACCGGTAGTGGCTGCCGAAGCGGAAGCGCAGCACAAAAGCCTGGAAGCGCATTATGCGCATTTAACCGTGCATGGCATCTTGCATTTGCACGGTTACGACCATGAAATCGAGGCACAGGCAGAGCTGATGGAAGGCTTAGAAACTGCAATTGTCACAAAATTAGGGTATGCTTCGCCTTATCTCATTACATAG
- the miaB gene encoding tRNA (N6-isopentenyl adenosine(37)-C2)-methylthiotransferase MiaB produces the protein MNTPKKVFIKTFGCQMNEYDSSRMADMLSASDGMVETQSPDDADVILLNTCSVREKAEDKVFSHLGRFIPLKEKNPNLVIGVGGCVASQEGDNIIKRAPYVDVVFGPQTLHRLPEMIKSKQDSGTSQVDVSFPEIEKFDHLPPPRVEGVSAFLSIMEGCSKYCSFCVVPYTRGEEVSRPFADILTEAVQLAEQGVKEITLLGQNVNAYRTEYDGVESDLAMLIETIAEIPQIERIRFTTSHPNEMNERLISCFATVPKLAAQLHLPVQAGSDRILMAMKRNYTALQFKSIIRKLKAANPNLTFTSDFIVGFPGESDADFEATVKLMQDVGFDASFSFLYSPRPGTPAAFLKDDTSQEVKLARLDKLQTINEAQAKAISEAMLGTTQRVLIEGASWKDASLLAGKTDNNRVVDIAGDASLVHQFVNVKITDVSNPRRLIGEIV, from the coding sequence TTGAATACACCTAAAAAAGTTTTTATTAAGACCTTTGGCTGCCAGATGAACGAATACGATTCATCACGGATGGCTGATATGCTGTCTGCATCTGACGGCATGGTAGAAACACAGAGCCCGGATGATGCGGATGTGATTCTGCTCAACACCTGCTCTGTGCGCGAAAAGGCAGAGGATAAAGTATTTAGCCATTTAGGACGCTTTATCCCGCTCAAAGAGAAAAATCCTAACCTAGTGATAGGCGTAGGTGGCTGTGTGGCATCACAAGAAGGCGACAACATCATCAAGCGCGCACCTTATGTGGATGTCGTGTTTGGGCCGCAAACCTTGCACCGCCTGCCGGAAATGATTAAAAGTAAACAAGACAGCGGAACCTCACAAGTGGATGTGAGCTTTCCAGAAATTGAAAAATTTGACCATTTACCGCCACCTCGCGTCGAAGGCGTGAGTGCGTTTCTAAGCATCATGGAAGGTTGCAGTAAGTATTGCAGCTTTTGTGTAGTACCCTACACACGCGGCGAAGAGGTCTCTCGCCCGTTTGCCGACATCCTTACCGAAGCGGTGCAACTGGCTGAGCAAGGCGTGAAAGAAATTACACTGCTAGGCCAAAACGTAAATGCCTACCGTACCGAGTATGATGGCGTGGAGTCTGATTTAGCCATGCTGATTGAAACGATTGCGGAGATTCCACAAATTGAGCGCATCCGCTTTACGACTAGCCACCCCAATGAAATGAACGAACGCCTAATTAGCTGCTTTGCCACTGTGCCCAAGCTGGCTGCACAATTGCACTTACCGGTGCAGGCCGGTAGTGACCGCATTTTGATGGCAATGAAACGCAATTACACCGCATTGCAATTCAAATCGATTATTCGTAAACTCAAAGCAGCAAACCCTAACTTAACATTTACTTCAGACTTTATTGTTGGCTTTCCGGGTGAAAGCGATGCGGATTTTGAAGCCACGGTAAAACTGATGCAAGACGTAGGCTTTGATGCCAGCTTCAGCTTTTTGTATAGCCCACGCCCCGGCACACCGGCTGCATTTTTAAAAGACGACACCTCACAAGAAGTTAAACTGGCGCGTTTGGATAAGCTACAAACGATTAACGAAGCACAAGCCAAAGCGATATCTGAAGCCATGCTTGGTACCACGCAGCGCGTATTGATTGAAGGCGCATCATGGAAGGACGCTAGTTTGCTGGCAGGTAAAACTGACAATAACCGCGTAGTTGATATCGCAGGTGACGCAAGCTTGGTGCATCAGTTTGTGAATGTGAAAATTACCGACGTTTCTAACCCAAGACGCTTAATTGGCGAGATCGTATAA
- the mscL gene encoding large conductance mechanosensitive channel protein MscL — protein MSIASEFKQFALKGNVMDLAVGVIIGAAFGKIVDSLVGDIIMPLIGKIVGNVDFSNMFIALAAIPEGNAGTYAALKQAGVPMLAYGNFLTIVINFVILAFVIFMLVKQMNRLKKAEPAPAPAPTAEDILLLREIRDALKK, from the coding sequence ATGAGTATCGCGTCCGAATTTAAACAATTTGCTTTAAAAGGCAATGTCATGGATTTAGCAGTAGGTGTCATCATTGGCGCTGCATTTGGGAAAATTGTCGATTCTTTAGTGGGCGATATTATTATGCCGCTGATTGGTAAAATTGTGGGTAATGTAGACTTTAGCAATATGTTTATTGCCTTAGCGGCCATTCCGGAAGGTAATGCAGGTACTTATGCTGCACTGAAGCAAGCGGGTGTACCCATGCTGGCCTATGGTAATTTTTTAACCATTGTGATTAATTTTGTTATCTTGGCGTTTGTGATTTTCATGCTGGTGAAGCAAATGAACCGCCTGAAAAAGGCTGAGCCAGCACCAGCGCCTGCACCAACAGCGGAAGATATCCTACTGTTACGTGAGATCCGTGACGCGTTGAAAAAATAG
- the lnt gene encoding apolipoprotein N-acyltransferase has protein sequence MLFSKSNPAIKTIILFALGAFGVLGFAPYYFYPASILSLIGVIYFITLSDSAKSAAISGFTYGLGLFSVGIYWIYISLHTYGGMPGIMAAFSTLVLAAFLALFPAAVGALSKKLGQQPSATIIAIPVLWALADWVRSWIFTGFPWLTIGYSQVPISPLAGYMPIIGVYGVTLITVLIASVIGVWLAHKPTPAWRRGALSAMLVIAATGYGLKQIAWTTPIGKPISVSLLQGNIEQNLKWAPELAERTMLQYLAMTEQSSAKLIVLPETALPVIASEVPDELKTRILAHAHKNQGDILVGMIERENGEYFNSVLSYGSAQTLTYRKSHLVPFGEFIPLKVAFGWIYRDWLNMPLSDLSRGAQYQQPMTVAGAKVAVNICYEDVFGEEIIRQLPMASLLVNVSNDAWYGESYAADQHLQFSQARALETGRMMLRATNTGATAIIDHKGYLAAHAPHFVQTSLDGYAQGYTGTTPYVYWGNWLFLSLCLGLLLYLWRRNRMSSR, from the coding sequence ATGCTATTTTCTAAATCCAACCCTGCAATCAAAACCATCATACTCTTCGCACTAGGTGCTTTTGGTGTGCTTGGCTTTGCGCCTTACTACTTTTATCCGGCCAGCATACTCTCGCTGATTGGCGTTATCTATTTCATTACCCTAAGTGACTCAGCAAAATCTGCCGCCATTAGTGGCTTCACTTATGGTCTAGGCTTATTTAGTGTAGGTATTTATTGGATTTATATTAGCCTACATACCTATGGCGGCATGCCTGGCATTATGGCGGCTTTCTCCACCTTGGTGCTAGCCGCATTTTTGGCATTATTTCCGGCTGCGGTCGGTGCTTTAAGCAAAAAACTGGGGCAACAGCCCAGCGCTACCATCATAGCGATTCCAGTATTGTGGGCACTCGCAGACTGGGTAAGAAGCTGGATATTCACCGGATTTCCTTGGCTGACGATTGGCTACAGCCAAGTGCCTATCAGCCCATTGGCCGGCTACATGCCAATTATCGGCGTATATGGTGTTACTTTGATTACCGTATTAATCGCCAGCGTGATTGGCGTGTGGTTAGCGCATAAACCCACACCAGCTTGGCGGCGTGGCGCGCTCAGCGCCATGCTAGTAATCGCCGCAACCGGCTATGGGTTAAAACAGATAGCGTGGACCACGCCCATAGGCAAACCGATTAGCGTGAGCCTTTTGCAAGGCAATATTGAACAAAACCTGAAATGGGCACCCGAGCTTGCTGAACGCACTATGCTGCAATATCTGGCCATGACTGAACAAAGCAGCGCTAAATTAATTGTACTGCCAGAAACTGCGTTGCCAGTCATTGCTAGCGAGGTTCCTGATGAATTAAAAACAAGAATACTTGCACACGCCCATAAAAACCAAGGCGACATCCTGGTGGGCATGATTGAGCGAGAAAATGGCGAATATTTTAATAGCGTACTCAGTTATGGTAGCGCGCAAACGCTGACCTATCGTAAATCTCACCTAGTACCATTTGGTGAGTTTATTCCATTAAAAGTGGCATTTGGCTGGATATACCGCGACTGGCTCAATATGCCGTTGAGCGACTTATCGCGCGGCGCCCAATATCAGCAGCCGATGACCGTGGCTGGCGCAAAAGTGGCTGTGAACATTTGCTATGAAGATGTATTCGGCGAAGAAATCATACGCCAGTTACCAATGGCTTCGTTACTGGTCAATGTAAGTAACGATGCATGGTACGGTGAATCATATGCGGCAGACCAGCATTTACAGTTTTCTCAAGCACGCGCACTGGAAACCGGACGCATGATGCTACGCGCCACCAATACTGGCGCCACCGCGATTATTGACCATAAAGGCTATCTAGCGGCACACGCACCGCATTTTGTACAAACATCACTGGATGGCTATGCCCAGGGCTACACCGGCACAACCCCTTATGTATATTGGGGAAACTGGCTATTTCTGAGCCTATGCTTAGGCTTATTACTCTACTTATGGCGACGTAACAGAATGTCATCAAGATAA
- a CDS encoding HlyC/CorC family transporter, with protein MATESEKPSNYKSSIHKLSNKPSLLERLSNFLLREPEDREQLVELLHAAYENSLMDADSLAMIEGVLQVSEMQVRDIMIPRSQIDVIDITDPPEVFIPNVIETAHSRFPVIEGNKNDVIGILLAKDLLRYYAGEDFEVRDMLRPAVFIPEAKRLNVLLQEFRSNRNHIAIVVDEYGGVAGLVTIEDVLEQIVGDIEDEYDYDEDEDNIIQNAEGQFRVKALTEIADFNDIIGTSLSDEEFSTIGGLIVNKFGHLPKRNEEVSFSGIHVKVLRADSRRLHSILVSVTPEPDVDDDGE; from the coding sequence ATGGCAACCGAGTCGGAAAAACCAAGTAACTATAAATCAAGCATCCATAAATTAAGTAACAAGCCTAGCTTGTTAGAACGTTTAAGTAATTTCTTATTGCGGGAGCCAGAAGACCGCGAACAGCTGGTCGAACTGCTGCACGCTGCATATGAAAACAGCTTAATGGATGCAGACTCACTCGCCATGATCGAAGGCGTGCTGCAAGTCAGTGAAATGCAAGTGCGCGACATCATGATTCCGCGCTCACAAATAGATGTCATCGACATCACTGACCCACCTGAAGTATTTATTCCTAATGTGATTGAAACCGCGCACTCGCGCTTTCCTGTGATTGAAGGCAACAAAAACGATGTGATCGGCATTTTGCTGGCCAAAGACTTATTGCGCTACTACGCAGGTGAAGACTTTGAAGTGCGCGACATGCTGCGCCCTGCCGTGTTCATTCCGGAAGCCAAACGCCTCAACGTATTGTTACAAGAGTTCCGCAGCAACCGCAACCATATTGCCATTGTGGTGGATGAATATGGTGGCGTGGCCGGCCTAGTCACGATTGAAGACGTATTGGAGCAAATTGTAGGCGATATCGAAGATGAGTACGACTACGACGAAGATGAAGACAACATCATTCAGAACGCAGAAGGTCAATTCCGGGTAAAAGCACTCACAGAGATTGCAGACTTTAATGACATCATCGGCACTAGCCTTAGTGACGAAGAGTTCTCCACCATAGGTGGCTTAATTGTGAACAAGTTTGGCCATTTACCCAAACGCAATGAAGAAGTCAGTTTCAGCGGCATCCACGTCAAAGTGCTACGTGCAGACAGTCGCCGCCTGCACAGCATTTTAGTCTCAGTGACACCTGAGCCTGATGTAGACGACGACGGCGAGTAA
- the cysG gene encoding siroheme synthase CysG, which translates to MQALPIFFNITNRLCVVIGGGDVATRKVAMLLKANAAVTLIAPEICHELQALADANKIKCIQAAYGKQQLEGACLVIAATDDESVNKAVSIDAKALSIPVNVVDAPDLCTFTMGSIIERSPVVIAISSEGNAPVLARYIRTKIETMLPAGYGRIAGLAGEFRDKVKAKFSTTQARRRFWEDVLQGPLVERVLSGQEQSARALLQELIDQDDGAVNKGEVFLVGGGPGDPDLLTFRALRLMQQCDVCVYDKLVSPEVMELVRRDAELIYVGKSRDQHTLPQEEINVLLAKLALQGKRVLRLKGGDPFIFGRGGEEIETLMEYGIPFQVVPGITAANGVSSYAGIPLTHRDYSQACLFITGHLKDGSLDLDWEAMARPRQTVVIYMGLVGLPQICEQLIKHGVSPDMPVAVVQQGTTQRQKVVTATLADLSEKVTEAGLRAPCLTIIGEVVNLREKLAWFEPGA; encoded by the coding sequence ATGCAAGCACTCCCTATTTTTTTCAATATCACCAATCGATTATGTGTGGTGATTGGCGGTGGCGATGTAGCCACACGTAAAGTTGCCATGCTGTTAAAGGCCAATGCAGCGGTGACTTTGATTGCGCCAGAAATTTGTCATGAGCTGCAAGCGTTGGCTGACGCCAATAAAATTAAATGCATTCAGGCCGCCTACGGCAAGCAGCAGCTTGAAGGCGCCTGTTTGGTGATTGCTGCAACCGATGACGAATCTGTAAATAAAGCGGTTTCCATCGATGCTAAAGCCTTGAGTATCCCAGTTAACGTGGTGGATGCACCAGATTTATGTACTTTTACTATGGGCTCTATTATTGAGCGTAGTCCAGTAGTGATTGCGATTTCCAGCGAAGGTAATGCGCCAGTGTTGGCACGTTATATCCGCACCAAAATTGAAACTATGCTACCTGCTGGTTATGGCAGAATTGCTGGGTTGGCCGGTGAGTTCCGCGATAAAGTGAAGGCGAAATTCAGCACCACACAAGCGCGTCGCCGCTTCTGGGAAGACGTATTACAGGGGCCGTTAGTGGAGCGCGTGTTGTCAGGGCAGGAGCAGTCAGCCCGTGCTTTGCTGCAAGAGTTAATTGACCAAGATGATGGCGCTGTTAATAAAGGTGAAGTGTTTTTAGTCGGTGGCGGACCCGGCGACCCAGACCTGCTCACGTTTCGCGCATTGCGTTTGATGCAGCAGTGCGACGTCTGTGTTTACGATAAATTGGTCAGCCCCGAGGTGATGGAATTGGTGCGCCGCGATGCTGAGCTGATTTATGTAGGTAAGTCACGTGATCAGCACACACTGCCACAAGAAGAAATTAATGTGTTGCTTGCCAAGCTTGCACTACAAGGCAAGCGCGTATTACGCCTAAAGGGCGGTGACCCATTTATTTTTGGCCGTGGTGGTGAGGAAATCGAAACCTTGATGGAATATGGTATTCCATTCCAGGTGGTGCCAGGGATTACCGCTGCCAACGGCGTATCTAGTTACGCTGGCATCCCGCTCACGCATCGTGATTACTCTCAGGCTTGCTTGTTCATTACCGGACATTTAAAAGATGGCAGTTTGGATTTAGATTGGGAAGCCATGGCGCGTCCAAGACAAACGGTCGTGATTTACATGGGCTTGGTTGGTTTACCACAAATTTGTGAGCAGTTGATTAAGCACGGTGTTTCACCGGATATGCCAGTGGCGGTAGTGCAGCAAGGAACTACCCAGCGTCAAAAAGTCGTAACCGCAACCTTGGCAGACTTGTCGGAGAAGGTGACTGAAGCTGGCCTGAGAGCGCCTTGCCTTACTATCATCGGTGAAGTGGTAAATCTGCGCGAGAAGTTAGCTTGGTTTGAGCCGGGCGCTTAA
- the ompR gene encoding two-component system response regulator OmpR: MMADQNKKILVVDDDVRLRELLQRYLTEQGFTVKTANDAKEMDSILGSDTIDLLVLDLMLPGEDGLSICRRMRGNATMMPIVMLTARGDEVDRIIGLEMGADDYLPKPFNPRELLARINAVLRRHERLVPSAPANAAENITIGDFVFNASTRSLSRQGTAIAITSGEFALLKVFVDHPRQPLSRDRLMQLARGRELDVYDRSIDVQVSRLRKLIEPDPAHPRYLQTMWGFGYVFIPDGEADN; encoded by the coding sequence ATGATGGCCGATCAAAATAAAAAAATCTTAGTCGTAGATGATGATGTACGTTTACGTGAGCTATTGCAACGCTACCTCACCGAACAAGGATTCACCGTCAAAACCGCCAATGATGCCAAAGAAATGGATAGCATACTCGGCAGCGATACGATTGATTTATTAGTGCTGGATTTAATGTTACCCGGTGAAGATGGCTTGTCTATTTGCCGAAGAATGCGCGGCAACGCGACCATGATGCCAATTGTCATGCTCACTGCACGCGGTGATGAGGTTGACCGCATTATTGGCTTGGAAATGGGCGCTGATGACTACTTACCCAAACCATTTAACCCTAGAGAGTTATTAGCGCGCATTAATGCAGTGTTACGCAGGCATGAGCGCTTAGTGCCGAGCGCACCTGCCAATGCGGCAGAAAACATCACGATTGGTGACTTTGTATTCAACGCATCCACGCGTTCACTTAGCCGCCAAGGTACAGCGATTGCCATCACCAGCGGAGAGTTTGCATTACTCAAAGTGTTTGTGGATCACCCGCGCCAGCCGCTGTCACGCGACAGACTGATGCAATTGGCGCGTGGGCGTGAACTGGATGTTTACGATCGCAGTATTGATGTGCAGGTTTCACGTCTACGCAAACTGATTGAGCCAGACCCAGCCCACCCGCGCTATTTACAAACCATGTGGGGCTTTGGTTACGTATTTATCCCGGATGGCGAAGCCGATAACTAA
- a CDS encoding PhoH family protein — MEITLAPEDNVRLAHLCGPLDENIKQIETALEVNINRRGSTFNISGKLDNTRLAAQLIENFYSRAKKPIELEDVQLGLVEIDKLKPEDVVSTAMPVLMTRRGDLHGRTPRQVAYLQQIQDHDITFGIGPAGTGKTYLAVACAVDAMTRDRVKRIVLVRPAVEAGERLGFLPGDLNQKVDPYLRPLYDALYDLAGYDTVNKMFERGAIEVAPLAYMRGRTLNQSFIILDEAQNTTPEQMKMFLTRIGFGTKAVITGDVTQIDLQRHQKSGLVEAQKVLKDIKGIAMTHFLSGDVVRHPLVQKIVNAYEEYELQQKN; from the coding sequence ATGGAAATTACCTTAGCCCCAGAAGACAATGTTCGCCTCGCCCACCTATGCGGGCCGCTAGACGAGAACATCAAGCAAATTGAAACCGCACTTGAGGTAAACATTAACCGCCGTGGTAGTACGTTTAACATCAGCGGCAAGCTAGACAACACACGCCTAGCTGCACAACTGATAGAGAACTTTTACAGCCGCGCGAAAAAACCTATCGAGCTGGAAGACGTGCAATTAGGCTTGGTCGAAATAGACAAGCTCAAACCGGAAGATGTGGTTTCTACCGCCATGCCGGTGCTGATGACGCGCCGCGGTGATTTACATGGCCGCACCCCGCGCCAAGTAGCCTATTTGCAGCAGATACAGGATCATGACATTACCTTTGGCATCGGCCCAGCTGGCACCGGTAAAACTTACCTAGCCGTAGCCTGTGCCGTAGATGCCATGACACGTGACCGCGTTAAGCGCATCGTGCTGGTGCGCCCGGCGGTCGAGGCCGGTGAGCGTCTAGGTTTTTTACCTGGCGACTTAAACCAGAAAGTGGACCCTTACCTACGCCCCTTGTACGACGCACTGTATGACTTGGCAGGTTACGACACTGTGAACAAAATGTTCGAGCGCGGTGCGATTGAGGTGGCACCGCTGGCCTACATGCGCGGACGCACCCTGAACCAAAGCTTTATCATCTTGGATGAGGCGCAAAATACCACACCGGAACAGATGAAAATGTTCTTAACCCGTATTGGCTTTGGCACCAAAGCGGTGATTACTGGTGACGTAACGCAAATCGATTTACAGCGCCATCAAAAAAGTGGTTTGGTCGAAGCGCAAAAAGTATTAAAAGATATTAAAGGCATCGCCATGACTCACTTTTTATCTGGTGATGTGGTACGCCACCCGCTAGTACAAAAAATCGTCAATGCTTATGAAGAGTACGAATTACAGCAAAAAAATTAA
- the glyQ gene encoding glycine--tRNA ligase subunit alpha gives MALTFQEIILTLQKYWSDKGCALLQSYDMEVGAGTSHTATFLRSLGPEPWKAAYVQPSRRPKDGRYGENPNRLQHYYQFQVVLKPAPADILELYLGSLEALGFDLKQNDIRFVEDDWENPTLGAWGLGWEVWLNGMEVTQFTYFQQVGGIDCKPITGEITYGLERLAMYLQGVENVYDLTWTVDANGKALSYGDVYLQNEQEQSAYNFEHSDADFLFTAFNAHEKQAKHLMDNQLALPAYEQVLKAAHTFNLLDARGAISVTERAGYIGRIRNLARSVAASYLDSRARLGFPMAPKDWADEVLTKLDKEKQEKDKKVA, from the coding sequence ATGGCTTTAACATTTCAAGAGATTATTCTCACCCTACAAAAATACTGGAGCGACAAAGGCTGTGCGCTTCTGCAATCTTATGACATGGAAGTCGGCGCTGGCACCTCGCACACTGCGACCTTTTTACGCTCATTAGGCCCAGAGCCATGGAAAGCTGCTTACGTGCAGCCAAGCCGCCGCCCAAAAGATGGTCGTTATGGCGAAAACCCAAACCGTTTACAGCACTATTACCAATTCCAGGTAGTATTAAAACCCGCACCCGCCGATATTTTGGAGCTGTACCTAGGCTCACTGGAAGCGCTAGGTTTTGACCTCAAACAAAACGACATCCGCTTTGTAGAGGATGACTGGGAAAACCCAACACTAGGCGCATGGGGCTTAGGCTGGGAAGTCTGGCTCAACGGTATGGAAGTTACACAGTTTACTTACTTCCAACAGGTAGGCGGCATAGACTGCAAACCGATTACCGGTGAAATCACCTACGGCCTAGAGCGCTTGGCCATGTACCTGCAAGGCGTAGAGAATGTGTACGACCTGACTTGGACAGTCGATGCCAATGGCAAAGCCTTAAGCTATGGCGACGTGTACCTGCAAAACGAACAAGAGCAAAGTGCCTACAACTTTGAGCACTCTGACGCTGACTTCTTGTTTACCGCTTTCAATGCGCATGAAAAACAAGCCAAGCATTTGATGGATAACCAATTGGCGCTACCAGCTTACGAGCAAGTGCTGAAAGCCGCGCATACCTTTAACTTACTTGATGCTCGTGGTGCAATTTCTGTTACCGAGCGCGCGGGCTACATTGGCCGCATTCGCAACTTAGCTCGCTCTGTTGCCGCCAGCTACTTGGATAGCCGCGCTAGACTTGGCTTCCCGATGGCGCCAAAAGACTGGGCCGATGAAGTGCTAACCAAGCTTGATAAAGAAAAACAAGAAAAAGATAAGAAGGTTGCTTAA
- a CDS encoding phosphate-starvation-inducible protein PsiE, with translation MTPNKYSKILQKGLSIVEQVVLIVIGIATIFGVLQAILNIWDERTVHVGDLLLLFLYLEVMSMLSHYLTAGKLPVRYPLYIGIIALARFLVLDIKELDAMTMFALSGSILLIALAILVVRYGHVKFPYTDGTDLQSKTD, from the coding sequence ATGACACCGAATAAATACAGCAAGATTCTGCAAAAAGGTTTAAGTATTGTTGAACAGGTAGTGCTGATCGTGATTGGTATCGCCACCATTTTTGGCGTACTGCAAGCAATTTTAAACATTTGGGATGAACGCACCGTACACGTTGGCGACCTCTTGCTACTGTTCTTATACCTAGAAGTGATGTCAATGCTGAGCCACTATCTCACCGCGGGTAAGCTACCTGTCAGGTATCCGCTATATATCGGCATTATCGCCCTGGCGCGATTCCTGGTGCTAGATATCAAAGAGCTGGATGCCATGACCATGTTTGCACTTTCCGGCTCCATCCTATTGATTGCACTAGCTATTTTGGTGGTGCGCTATGGTCACGTGAAGTTTCCGTACACCGATGGTACAGACTTGCAATCTAAAACCGATTAA